TGTGATCACCAGTGCTCCCCAGCAAGGATGCTGCATTACCGTTCAGATTCCCTACGGTCTCCCAGGGCAAGGGGCATCTTCAAAGGCTTGATGGTCGCGAGAAGCATTGCTACCCCTTCAGATTCACCATGAACAAAATTTGTATTCTCTTAGCTGATGATCAACCCCTCCTGCGCCAAGGGCTCAAGGTTTTGCTGGAGCTAGAGCCCGATCTCGTCATTGTGGGCGAAGCGGCCACAGGGCAGGCAGCCGTCCAGCAAGCCCTATATCTCAAGCCGGATGTGGTGCTCATGGATATTCGAATGCCGGTGATGGATGGGGTGGCAGCAACGGCCCAGATCCATCACCAGCTACCTACGACCAAGGTCTTGGTACTCACAACCTTTGATGACGATCAATATGTCACCGCAGCCATCCAAAACGGAGCGGTGGGCTATTTGCTCAAAGATACGCCATCAGAAGAGCTGGCGATCGCCATTCGAGCCATCCACAAAGGCTATAGCCAGTTCAGTCCTGGTATTTTGCAAAAAATGATGGCCGATTTAACCTCGCCTGCTCCCAAATCCCCAGATCTCCCCCCAGGTTTTCAAGATCTCACCCACCGAGAGCGGGATGTGTTGCGGCTGATTGCCCAGGGAGCAAGCAACCGAGAAATTGCCCAGCAGCTCTATATTTCGGAAGGCACGGTCAAAAATCACGTCACCCATATCCTGTCACGCCTGGAGCTTCGCGATCGCACCCAAGCTGCCCTCTTTGCCCAATCGGTTTTAGATCGCCTCACCGAGGAACTTCCATAATTGATCTGCAGGGTTGTCGATCGGGTCTAGTTCCTCAGGTTGTGGACAGCAGCGATCGCAAAAAAAATACCCGACTGACCACTCCAAAGAGACGATCAGCCGAGTATTCAGATGAATCATGGTGCAAATAGCCCAATGGGGATGGAAGAGCGATCGCGCCCTTCGATACCATCCCTGCGGCTATAGCTTAGTCTTCAACGGCGAGAGCAGGCTCTTCTTCAACCGCAACGGGCTCAGTGGCCACGTCTTCTTCCTCGACGACGGGTTCTTCTGCACTAGGTTGTCCTAGACCCATCACCTGTTCACGGTAGCGAGCAGCCATCTCTTCTGCCTTGTCATAGACGAGAGACGGATTCTTCACCATATCACCGGGATCTGGCTCAAGCTGCTTGGTGGACAGAGAAATCCGACCGCGCTCAGCATCTAGGTCAATGATCATGACCTTAATTTCATCGTTCACATTGAAGACACTATGGGGAGTATCAATGTGATCGTGGGAAATTTCAGAGATGTGGAGTAGTCCGCTGACGCCGCCAATATCAATAAAGGCACCGTAGGGTTTCAAGCCACGAACTGTACCGATGACAACTTCGCCAACTTCGAGGCGGTTCATCTTGCGCTCAACTAAGGCGCGACGATGACTGAGCACAAGGCGGTTGCGATCTTCATCAACCTCTAAGAACTTCAGCGGCAATTCTTCCGCCACCAAGTCTTCCTTCGGCTTACGAGTGCTGATGTGAGAGCCTGGAATAAATCCGCGCAGACCTTCGATGCGAACCAGCGCACCCCCTCGGTTGGTTGCAAAGACACTGGAGCGTACTGTGGCATCTTCCGCTTGAAGCTGACGAACCCGCTCCCAGGCTCGCATGTATTCAATACGTCGGATCGACAGTGTTAGCTGACCGTCTTCATTTTCATCCGTCAAAATGAAGAATTCGCGAGTTTCATTCGATTGCAACACCTCTTCAGGGGTTTCAATGCGATTGATTGACATCTCTTGAATCGGAATATAGGCCGCTGTTTTAGCACCAATGTCAATCAGAGCACCTCTTGGCTCTAGGCTGAAAACCGTTCCAGCCACAATATCGCCGGGGCTGAAATGATAGTCATACTTATCAAGGAGTGCCGCAAAATCTTCGTGTGTAAAACCGATATCTGGTGTTTTCTGATTGACCATGCTAGTTTTATCCCAGTGTTTTTCTCCGTAAACGATAGGGTCAAAGTCTTGAACAGTGCATCCACGGTTTGCCGTCCTTGCATTCGTTTCATGCAAGGTCATGGCCAAGACAGACATTCAGTCTAGTGAGCAACCCAGCCCTAGGAAGACTATGATAACCCACTAGACTGCAATCGCGAAACTGATTTTCCAAATCTCATTCAGTTGTTAGCCAAATGTGGGCGATCGCCACAGGTACGCTTTTCCCTATCCAAGCTAAACGTATAGCAATTCTGGACTAAGTTGGTACCAAGCTTGGTGATCATCGGAAGCAATTTGCTCAATCAGGCTAGCAAGACGCAGGGCCTTGAGGGCCTGTTGCCCGCCCACCGAGGGCTGATCGCCGCCGCGCACACAGGTGACAAAATGTTCTAGCTCGGCATGGAGCGGCTCGATATTGCTGGTATGAACTTTCTCAATTAAGCCATCTTGCCGATAGAGCACTTGCCCATAGTCCGTTGAGCAATTAGCCGTAGTCTGCCGATGAATGAGGATGGCATTGTTGAGAAAATCGGCTTCGGTGAGGGAGTGCTGGCAGTGAGCGGCAATCTGACGAATCTTGCGATGGGTGACTTTGCTGGCTGTGAGGGTGGCAACAACGCCATTAGCAAAGCCTAGGGTGGCGGTGACATAGTCTAAGTGGTGGGAGTTGGTGGTACGGCTACCGGTTGCCGTGAGTTTTTCCACCGGGGCTCCAGCTAGTTCTAGCAAAAGATCGATATCGTGAATCATCAGATCGAGCACCACCGAGACATCATTGGCTCGATGGGAATAGGGGCTCATGCGATGGGCTTCTAGGGCCAAAATTCTGTCGGTTTTTAGAACCTTGCTGAGTTCTTGAAAGGCAGGATTAAAGCGCTCAATATGTCCTACCTGCAAAATCGCCCGGGCTTCAGCAGCGGCATTGACTAAAGATTCAGCCTCAGCAATATTGGCGGCGATCGGTTTTTCAATCAGCACATGCACCCCTGCTTGGAGGCAAGCCATGCCCACCGCATGGTGTAGACGGGTGGGAACAGCGATACAAACCGCATCTACATGCTCTAACAGGTCTTGATAATGTTCAAAAAACCGTACCCGGTATTTGCTGGCGGTATCAATGCCGCGCTCGACATCAATATCTGAAATCCCCGCTAGCGTCACATCTTTCAACAAGCTGAGCACACGGGTATGGTGTTGCCCCATGTTGCCAACCCCAATCACGCCAACCCTGATGGGATCAGCGGATTGCCCTCGTTGTGGCGACGCAGATTCATAGCAAAGGGAGCCATTGGCTGTAGGGTCTTGCACTCCTGTCTTCTCCTAGGGCATTGGGGTCAAGGGCGATCGCACAAGTCAGGGATAGTTCACAACAAGGAGCAATTCTAGGGGCTGATGATGGGGCTTCGGTCGTGGGCAAAGGGACAAGGAGGATGACCAGAGCCCGAGGAAAGACGCCACTCCATGGCATAGGCCTTACGTATGAATGACCGCTGATTGTATCGATGCTTCCCTCAGATAGTATCACGGGGCTTTCAGGAGTGAAGATTTGCCGCCATCCCAACTATCTGCCTTGAGACGCTAGGCTCAACTCCGCCCAGATTGCGATGGGACAGGCGATCGCTGCCTTGATTATGGAGGAGCGATCACCCTCTGTTGACGACCATGTGGCAGTCAAAAAATCGTCCTAAGGGCTTCAGGGAAGAGTGATGTAGATCACATGAATTCCTAGGGAGTGAGCCGGGCAGGAGAACAAGTGCGATCGCTGCTAGACCGTTCAATATTTTTGCGCAGGACACCCAACAGCGTAGACACCACCACACAGCGCCTCATGCGACTGCCATCCTGCCGCATCAAGGTTAGCCGCCCCAATTGTCCATTCACATTCCCTTTGTGGTTGAACTGCACCCGGTATACTCCTTGGCTGCGCAGCAGCGTAGTGCGGGTGGGATCGATCGCCACCTGCGATGACAGGGGCTGCCACTGGGCTTGGGCAGGCAAGGTATGGATGGGATGCACCGCCGCTTGCACGGTACCATTCACTTCACGAAAACTAGCCTGCCAACGTCCTCGGTTGCGCGTGGCTTCCTGCTGAGCTTGGCGCATCATCAAAAACGCCTGATCCTGAGACTTGGCGAGCACAAGATTTTGCTGAAAGGCTACCCAACCGGGGAGAGCGATCGCGGACACCAAGCCCATGACGAGTAGAATCACCATGATTTCTAACAGGGTGAAGCCTTGGCTGGCAGTCAGCCGTGATGCTGGACAGACCCGAGCAGGCCGACCGCAATGATGTCGATAAAACATGAGGTAGATGCAATCCTGAGCAACAAACGATTGCTCCGATTGTCTACAACACACCTACCCTTGAGCCTCTTGGAAAAAACGGAATCTTGCCCCCAACCCAGCCAACTTACTGAGAAATATTCAGCACATATAAGCTTGACATTTTCTCCGCATTAGCCGTTCATCCGGCTATGGGATGGCCACCGTTTCGACTAAGCGTTGAACAATGGCCTTGGCATGACGACCACTGGTAGGGATCAGACGATGAGCTAGCACATAAGGAGCCAAAAGCTTGACATCATCAGGGGTAGCGTAGTCTCGTCCATCTAGGTAGGCGAGGGTTTGTGCTGTCCGATGGAGCGCCACGCTGCCACGGGGACTCACCCCAAGACGAATTTCTTCATCTTGGCGCGTGGCCCGGACGAGTTCCAAAATATACTTCTGCAACGGCAGCTCTACTCGCACTTGCTGACAGAGCGATCGCAACTCCTCAATCTCCTCCAGCGAGAAACAGGGGCGCAGGTCATCCAAGGTTTTACCCCCCTGAAGACGCTGCAGCATCTGGAGTTCTTCGTCTTCGTCAGGATACCCCAAGCTCAGAGAGACCATGAAGCGATCCATCTGGGCCTCGGGCAGCGGAAATGTGCCCTGATATTCCACGGGATTTTGAGTAGCGATCACAAAAAATGGGCGAAGCACCTGCCGCGATCGCCCATCAAGGGTCACCTGTTGTTCTTCCATCACCTCTAGCAAGGCCGACTGGGTGCGGGGCGTTGCTCGGTTAATTTCGTCTACCAACAAAACATTGGAAAACACGGGCCCTGGCAAAAATTCAAACTCTTCGCTGCGCCGGTTCCAAATGTTAATCCCCGTCACATCAGACGGCAGTAGATCCGGCGTGCATTGAATGCGCTGAAATTTGCCGTCAATCGATCGGGCTAAGGATTTAGCCAGCAGCGTCTTGCCAACCCCTGGGACATCTTCCAATAGGGCATGACCGCCAGAAAATAAGGCCACCAACACCAAACGGATGGCGGTTGTTTTACCGACGATCGTTTGCCCTAGGTTTTGCGTAAGTCGTTCGATACTATCTCGCATAACTGCCTGCTAAGGAACCTCTTGTCCATTCTGTCTGTTCCAACAAAAGGTTGCCAATGATTTCACCCTAGTTGGGGGGCGATCGCTGGCGTTTCAGACATCAACCTTGCTTCACCTTATGGGACAGGAGAACAGGCGATCGCCCCCAGCCACCCCCTAGCCATCCGAGACGTTGATGAATTTTTCTAGCTTCTGCTCCCCCAAAGCGTAATTTTTATTACTTTTCCCTAATCGTTACAATTCTTATTGATTACAGCATTTTTTCCCAAGGAAGTCCAAAGTTTTCCACAGGGTTGCCAAAAGTTTTCCACAAAGCTTATGCTGTTTTCCACAGGGTGTAACGGCATACCAAGCGATTGCGAATTTAGGCGGGGATCCAGGGCTGGCTGGAACATGCCTGAGAACCCCAGGGCTATTTGTAAAGCAATGTAACAAAAAAGTCCCTCAAACCCGCATTCCTTTGTAGAGCCTCCTGAGCGCCATCTCGATCCGTGGGCATCTGCAACATTGACAACCCCACCCCCTCCTAGCGCACAATGATGCCTACCTTGATGAATGCGCTCTGGCTTGATTGTCTGATTCTCCGGGCTACCTTGGGTAAGCTGCGGAGAGGGGATAGGCACTGAAGCTAGTTTGGCGCGGCTTTTAGCTGTCATCACGATCGCCGCTGAAAGCAGATCTAGTCTCGTCCAATCGTTCACCACCATGAAAGAGTAGAGGTTCTCATGAACGCAAGCGTCAGCATCTTGGCAGAAATCCCTGAAGATCTGCACGAGTCTCTTCAAGGCTATCTAGACAACCATCCAGAATGGGATCAAGATCGAGTGTTTTCCGCTGCTCTATCGCTGTTTTTGTTGCAGAATAGCCAGACCACTACTCCCGACGCCACGCGCTCCTATCGGCGGGCTGCCCGAGTTTACCTCGATACCCTCTTCAAGCACGCCGTTTAGGGCTCCTGAGGTTCCTAGCTGGCATCTGAATCCCCAAAGAAGCTGGGGGCTGCTGACGCGATGACCTGCCGATTTAGCATCAGCCTGTCAGAGATCACCGATTTAGCTAACGCCACCATCCATCGATACAAACGCCCACCATCTTAGCTCCAGAGCCATCAGCACCGCTCCAGTTGACACTGCCCAAGCGCAGGGTGACGAGAGCTTGTCATCCTACAGTGAAAGCCATCATCCTTACCCCATCAGCAACATCACCCATTGAGATTCACCCATTGAGATTCACCATCCATCCCCATCTAGCCTGGGAAACGATATCCTAGACCATGAGACGCGATCGCGCTCCTGTGGTTCTGGCATAAGGATGGCAGAGTATGGCTAGGCATCCTGTTCAAGTGGCGGTGGCAATTTTACATCAAGACGGACAGTATTTGATGCAGCTCCGGGACGATACACCGGGTATTCTCTATCCCAAATGCTGGGCCTTTTTTGGCGGGCATCTAGAGGGCACAGAAGATCCAGAAACGGGGCTACGGCGAGAACTCATGGAAGAAATTGGCTATGCGCCCCCCGAGGTCACCTTATTTCGACAATGGGGGGATGAGCAGGTGCATCGATTTGTTTATCATGGGCCATTGACAGTGCCCCTAGAAGCACTTCAACTCAATGAAGGCTGGGATCTAGGTTTGCTCTCACCAGAGGATATTCGCCGAGGCGATCGCTATTCGGCCGTGGCCCAACAAACCTGTTCCCTGGGCGAGGTTCACCAAAAGCTTCTCTTAGATTTTTTAGAGATCCATCCCCATCTAGGAATCCCCACCTAGGATAGAGACAGCCAAGACTATGGGACATCTAATCATCATGCATCCTTCGTCTACGCCGGTTCTATGACGTTAACGTCCTACCAAATTCGTGAGAGCCGCCGCGCTAAGTACGTCAACATTAAGGTATCTCCCCATGGCAGTGTGGAGGTCGTTGTGCCACCCAACTTTGACCGTCACCACCTGTCTGAGATTTTGGCAAAGCGACAGGGTTGGATCACCAAAACTCTCAATCGGCTGCAGGCAGAACGCCTAGCTCTGTCCCTAGAATCCGATGATCCTTGTCCCACAGAGATTCATTTTCGGTCGGTTGATCACCATTGGTCTGTCCAATACTGCCATCAAGCCAGTCATGCCATCACCCTGACGATGACCGGCGATCGCATCCTCACCCTCACGGGGCCCGTCGATGATGTGGCCATCTGCCAGCAGGCTTTACGGGCATGGCTGCGTCAGCAGGCGAAGGCTATCCTCATTCCCTGGCTCCTTCGGATCAGCCAAGAGCAAGATCTACCAATTCAAACTATATCCGTGCGACGGCAAAAGACTCGATGGGGCAGTTGCTCTAGCCAGCGCAACATAAGCCTCAACGATAAGCTCTTGTTCTTGCCGCCGCAGTTAGTAGGCTCTGTGTTGATCCATGAGCTTTGCCATACGCTGGAGATGAATCATTCCGCCGCATTTTGGTCCCTTGTGGCTGAGCGTGACCCCCACCATGCCGAGAGCGATCGCCTGTTAGACACAGCTTGGCGCTACATTCCCAACTGGGTTGAACCTCATTAGTCCGCTGCAGTGGAATCATAGTTGGGCTCTGGCTTTCTCCCTTCGGGAGACGTTTCACACGGCTTCGCTCGGCCAGCGTAGTCCCTGGAACTGACCTGTCTCCATAGCAAGTCCATCTCCAAAGAAAAACCCCTCTCCGAAATAGAAGCAGGGAGAGGGGTTGCTGGTCATTCAAAATGGGTTCCTGTCTAGCAGATGTAACGTAGGGAACTATCTAGAACAGGAACAAGTTTTATGATGAGCGGTGTCGAGCGCCTTGGTGGACATCACCTTGGTCGCTACGGAGCAATAGTAAGTTCGTAGGTGTAGCTGCCAGGGTTGCGGTTGCCCACGTAGACATTGTAGGCTCCTGCATCCCATACACCCGGTAGGCTAATGAGCCCATCGGAAAAGCTATCTGCAAATAGACATTGGTTTTGACCGTTGCCGGTAATCCACAAGGTTGCGTTGCGATCGCTATCTACAGTGAACTGCAAAGAGGCAAAGGGTTCAGTGACCCGAATCACCTCAACCGGTTGATCTGAAACAAGGCCACAGGCTCCAGACTGTGCGCCGTTGGCGTTCACCGTGACGTTACCGCTACGGGTGACCGGGCTGCTGAGGGGCGTGGCCACGTCTGCTTGGGCAGAGGGAGCGATCGCGCCGACCAAGACGGCCAGCGTTGGCATAATCATCCAATTCATCCAGCGTTTCATGAGTTAGCACCTCCTACCCAAATGTCGCAGGTCTTGTTGTTCGTTCAACAGCTACGTTGAGTTGTTGGGTTGAACTACATTGATCCTACGGTGACTACCTTTATAGACGGGGGGGGGCTGTGCCAGTTCCTGAAGGGGCACGTTCCACGGCAGGAGTTCTAGACCTGGGGCGGATTCTGAGACATGAGGGTGGGCAAGTAGTCATAGCCGTCTACGCCAATGACCGCGATGAGCTTAGAGCGCTGTTGTTCTAAAACTGCCTTCACCGGCCCTTCCCCTAGCTTGCCTTGAATGATCTGCAACAGCCCAGCCGGTTGCCGCCAGCTTGAGGAGGCCATTTGGTGCAGCAGATACATGCCCAGGGCCCCCGCATACACAGCCGCTTCTAGATGATGGAGCTGGTAATGGGCTTCCGCGAGGTAGGCCAAGTTGGTGCCTTGTAAAAAGAGATCCCCCGTAAATTGAGAGGCATGGATACCGCCTTCCAAAAATGCGATCGCTTGCTGGGGCGCTTCGATCACCACATGGGCAATACCCAAACTACTCAAGCAAAGAGCCTGGCTTTGGCGATCGCCCAACCGTTCTGCTAGCTGCAATCCCTGCTGCAGGCGATCGATAGCCGATTCGTAGTAGTCGGGGTCGGCTTCTTCCCGCTGCTGGGCTTCAAAGACTTCACTAAACCCAAGATTGGCCAAGGCATTGGCTTCACCGGGGCGATCGCCGGCTTCCCGGCTGAGGATCAAGGCCCGCTGGGCACGTCCAATGGCTGGGCCATACTGCTGGTTACCCACATCGAGACGGCTGAGGTGATTGAGGACGGCAATTTGGCAGGGGCGATCGCCGGCCGCTTGGGCAATTTCTAGGGCTTGATTGTAGAACCCAAGGGCGCGATCGCGCTGCCCCAACACGAGGGACGAATAGCCCAACAGGGTGAGGATGCGGGCCTTTTCCTGGGTGCCTTCCGCCTGCTGCAGCGGCAGGTCGAGATAGCTGAGGGTGTCGGCTAAATATTGCCCCGAAAAGGACACAAAAATGCCGCCGTAGAGCGGGAAATAATCCCGTTGGGCAAAGGCTCGAAGGATCTGTAGCCCTGCCTGCAGACAGGTTTTGGCAAACATCTGGCTGAGGGTAGGATGCACCGTTTGCCGCTGCAGACCCATGGCTAACTGGGCCCAGACCAACGCAAACACCAGGTAGGTTGAACGGGATAGCTTCGCCCCCACCTTCGAGTCGTACACCAGTTTGTCAAACCAGGTGACCAGACCCTGCTGCAAACAACGCAGCAAAATCGCCAGTTCTATCCAGTCGGCCGCCTGGATCTCTAGACTCTGCCCCGTGGTCTGGGTGGGATGTTCTGCCCATTCCGAGAGCGATCGCCCTAGGGATAAGGCTTCAAATAACGCTTGGGGGATCGGTCGTTTGACCTGCTGACTCCACAGCACCCATGGCCCGCGCTGCCCTGCTCCTTCAAAGCCAATCGAGCGACCTTGGTCGTAGATCCAACTGACTAAATGGGGTTCAATGCGTTGCCAAGAGGCAATTCCCTGGTGAATGCCTTGGGCCAGAGCCGTCAAGGAAACCGCTGGATCCAGAGCATCTGCGTCCGAGGTCTCAGCCTGGGCCACTAACCGCCGAGCCAAATCTTGCCATTGCCCCATGCGTAGAGGCTGCGGCTGGTTGGGATCAAGAGCCATTAACAGCGCCATCAGCCGATCGCCCTCGGCCAGCAAAATAGACTGCACTGCCGCCTCCAGGGTGCGATCGGCCTGATGGTCTTGCTGCCATCGATCCCACTCACCTTGAATCGTCTTCAGGGCGCGTAGACTGCGGAGGGCTTTGGCGTGCTGGAGTTCATCGGTTTGGGTTTCGGTTTGCCGCTTCATGCCTGCCAAGCGATCGCCCAGGCAACGGTCAAAAAGTTCACCGGTTCCCCCCTCGACGCCATCGTTGAGAAGCTGATACACCTGTTCTTTGGAGCGAATTTTGCCCTTGAGCGTCAGGTTGGTAATATGGTCAATCAATTCACAGTAGCGATCGCGGAGGGAAGAAGCATCCGACATGATTCAGTGCAATGAAACAACAGGCCTAACTTGTCTTTTAGAAACCCTAGCCTTATCCTAGCGAGGAATTTCCCAAATCCTTGCAGATTTTGATCCGCAAGGCTGTTGTTTCAAGCGATCGTCCTTTAGGCTAGTTAAGGATGCTACGGCTAGACGCCCAGCGGTGGACACCCACGCGCTTCTAGTACAGGCAAGTCACAAGGGCCCCTGGCCCACACCTACTCCCATTCGTTTCGGCTTTATCCATCCGAGCTAGATGCTACCTATGTCTAATCCATCTCCTTCTGACCTCCCTCAGCCTACCCCCACCCCCGAGGCGATCGCCCCTGAGTCTACCGGCAGCGGTAAGGCACGGCAACTGCTGGGCATGAAAGGAGCTGACGCGGGTGAAACCTCCATTTGGAAGATCCGCCTGCAGTTGATGAAGCCTATCACGTGGATTCCCCTGATCTGGGGGGTGGTCTGCGGAGCGGCTTCCTCCGGTGGCTATGTGTGGAGTCTAGAGCATGTGCTGGTGGCAGCGGCCTGTATGCTCATGTCTGGCCCGTTGCTGGCTGGTTATACGCAGACTATCAACGATTTCTACGATCGCGACATTGACGCCATCAATGAACCCTACCGCCCCATTCCCTCCGGTGCCATTTCCATTCCCCAGGTGCTTACCCAGGTCTGGGTGCTGCTGATTGCCGGGATTGCTGTTTCCTATGCCCTAGATCTGTGGGCAGGTCACACCTTCCCTATCCTGACAGCGCTGGCAGCGGGCGGCTCATTTTTGTCCTATATCTATTCCGCACCGCCCCTAAAGCTGAAGAAAAATGGCTGGCTGGGCAACTACGCCCTAGGCGCAAGCTACATTGCCCTACCCTGGTGCGCAGGTCACGCCCTGTTTGGTACCCTGACGCCCACGATTGTGGTACTCACCCTGTTCTACAGTCTTTCAGGGCTAGGTATTGCTATTGTCAATGATTTCAAGAGCGTGGAGGGCGATCGCCAACTAGGGCTGCAATCTCTGCCAGTGATGTTTGGTGTCACCACAGCCGCTTGGATCTGCGTCTTGATGATCGACATCTTCCAGCTAGGTGTCGCGGCCTACTTGGTTAGCATTCACCAAAATCTCTATGCCACGCTGCTGGTCTTGCTGATCATTCCCCAAATCACCTTCCAGGATATGTATTTCCTGCGGGCTCCCCTGGAAAACGACGTGAAATACCAAGCTAGCGCCCAACCCTTTTTGGTGTTTGGCATGTTGGTCACAGGGCTGGCTCTAGGGCATGTTGCGCTTTGAGCCGGTTCGCCCTCGATCTCGATCCTGCTTACAATATAAAGACGTGTAGTTATCCCATCTTGATCAAGGCGCAGCTCTTAGTGATCCCTAGTCGGTTCATCAGTGAGTCAGCCCTAGATGATGTCTGATTAGATCGGCGGACATGGTGGGTTGCGCGGAGCTTACCCCAACGACATGGGGTACCGGCTCTAGATTATCGATGGGTAGGGCACGTAGTGGTCTAAGTCTGGGTTGAATTATGGTTACGCCTGCGTCTGCGGTTGAATTTTTGGATACGTTTGAAGTGGTGGTGGTGGGGGCTGGTCACGCGGGTTGTGAGGCGGCCCTAGCGTCCGCTCGTCTGGGCTGTAAAACCCTCTTGCTCACCCTCAACCTAGATCGGATTGCCTGGCAGCCCTGCAACCCCGCTGTGGGTGGCCCGGCCAAGTCTCAGTTGGCCCACGAGGTGGATGCCCTGGGAGGTGAAATTGGCAAAATGGCCGATCGCACCTATCTCCAGAAACGGGTGCTGAACTCCTCCCGAGGCCCAGCGGTCTGGGCGCTGCGGGCCCAGACCGACAAGCGCGAATATGCGGCGGTGATGAAGACCATTGTGGAGAATCAGGACAACCTGACGATCCGGGAAAGTATGGTCACGGACTTGGTGATCGGGGACAACGATGAGGTGATCGGGGTTCAAACCTATTTTGGCGTTGCCTTTCAGTGCAAGGCGGTAATTTTGACCACCGGCACCTTCCTGGGTGGCGTGATTTGGGTAGGCAACAAGTCTATGCCCGCCGGACGAGCAGGGGAATTTGCCGCGACGGGGCTCACCGAAACGCTGAATCAACTGGGGTTTGAAACTGGCCGCCTGAAAACCGGCACGCCGGCCAGGGTCGATCGCCGCACCATCCATGTGGATCGCCTAGAACCCCAGCCGGGCGACGATGATGTGCGCTGGTTTAGCTTTGACCCTGAGGCCTGGGTAGCACGGGAGCAAATGTGCTGCTACCTAACCCGTACCACGGCGGAAACCCATCGTTTAATTCGCGAAAACCTACACCTGTCGCCCGTCTATGGCGGTTGGGTGGATGCAAAAGGGCCGCGCTATTGCCCCAGCATTGAAGACAAAATTGTTCGCTTTGCCGATAAAGACTCCCACCAAATTTTCATCGAACCGGAAGGGCGCAATACTCCAGAGCTGTATATCCAAGGCTTTTCCACGGGGTTGCCGGAAGCCCTACAGCTGCAAATGCTGCGATCGCTCCCCGGTCTAGAAGATTGCGCCATGCTGCGTCCTGCCTACGCGGTGGAATACGACTACCTGCCCGCCACCCAGTGCTACCCCACCT
The Leptolyngbya sp. CCY15150 DNA segment above includes these coding regions:
- a CDS encoding 30S ribosomal protein S1, which encodes MVNQKTPDIGFTHEDFAALLDKYDYHFSPGDIVAGTVFSLEPRGALIDIGAKTAAYIPIQEMSINRIETPEEVLQSNETREFFILTDENEDGQLTLSIRRIEYMRAWERVRQLQAEDATVRSSVFATNRGGALVRIEGLRGFIPGSHISTRKPKEDLVAEELPLKFLEVDEDRNRLVLSHRRALVERKMNRLEVGEVVIGTVRGLKPYGAFIDIGGVSGLLHISEISHDHIDTPHSVFNVNDEIKVMIIDLDAERGRISLSTKQLEPDPGDMVKNPSLVYDKAEEMAARYREQVMGLGQPSAEEPVVEEEDVATEPVAVEEEPALAVED
- a CDS encoding response regulator transcription factor, giving the protein MNKICILLADDQPLLRQGLKVLLELEPDLVIVGEAATGQAAVQQALYLKPDVVLMDIRMPVMDGVAATAQIHHQLPTTKVLVLTTFDDDQYVTAAIQNGAVGYLLKDTPSEELAIAIRAIHKGYSQFSPGILQKMMADLTSPAPKSPDLPPGFQDLTHRERDVLRLIAQGASNREIAQQLYISEGTVKNHVTHILSRLELRDRTQAALFAQSVLDRLTEELP
- a CDS encoding DUF2811 domain-containing protein — its product is MNASVSILAEIPEDLHESLQGYLDNHPEWDQDRVFSAALSLFLLQNSQTTTPDATRSYRRAARVYLDTLFKHAV
- the chlG gene encoding chlorophyll synthase ChlG, translating into MSNPSPSDLPQPTPTPEAIAPESTGSGKARQLLGMKGADAGETSIWKIRLQLMKPITWIPLIWGVVCGAASSGGYVWSLEHVLVAAACMLMSGPLLAGYTQTINDFYDRDIDAINEPYRPIPSGAISIPQVLTQVWVLLIAGIAVSYALDLWAGHTFPILTALAAGGSFLSYIYSAPPLKLKKNGWLGNYALGASYIALPWCAGHALFGTLTPTIVVLTLFYSLSGLGIAIVNDFKSVEGDRQLGLQSLPVMFGVTTAAWICVLMIDIFQLGVAAYLVSIHQNLYATLLVLLIIPQITFQDMYFLRAPLENDVKYQASAQPFLVFGMLVTGLALGHVAL
- a CDS encoding NUDIX domain-containing protein yields the protein MARHPVQVAVAILHQDGQYLMQLRDDTPGILYPKCWAFFGGHLEGTEDPETGLRRELMEEIGYAPPEVTLFRQWGDEQVHRFVYHGPLTVPLEALQLNEGWDLGLLSPEDIRRGDRYSAVAQQTCSLGEVHQKLLLDFLEIHPHLGIPT
- a CDS encoding MoxR family ATPase; this translates as MRDSIERLTQNLGQTIVGKTTAIRLVLVALFSGGHALLEDVPGVGKTLLAKSLARSIDGKFQRIQCTPDLLPSDVTGINIWNRRSEEFEFLPGPVFSNVLLVDEINRATPRTQSALLEVMEEQQVTLDGRSRQVLRPFFVIATQNPVEYQGTFPLPEAQMDRFMVSLSLGYPDEDEELQMLQRLQGGKTLDDLRPCFSLEEIEELRSLCQQVRVELPLQKYILELVRATRQDEEIRLGVSPRGSVALHRTAQTLAYLDGRDYATPDDVKLLAPYVLAHRLIPTSGRHAKAIVQRLVETVAIP
- a CDS encoding SprT family zinc-dependent metalloprotease; translated protein: MTLTSYQIRESRRAKYVNIKVSPHGSVEVVVPPNFDRHHLSEILAKRQGWITKTLNRLQAERLALSLESDDPCPTEIHFRSVDHHWSVQYCHQASHAITLTMTGDRILTLTGPVDDVAICQQALRAWLRQQAKAILIPWLLRISQEQDLPIQTISVRRQKTRWGSCSSQRNISLNDKLLFLPPQLVGSVLIHELCHTLEMNHSAAFWSLVAERDPHHAESDRLLDTAWRYIPNWVEPH
- a CDS encoding Gfo/Idh/MocA family oxidoreductase, whose product is MRVGVIGVGNMGQHHTRVLSLLKDVTLAGISDIDVERGIDTASKYRVRFFEHYQDLLEHVDAVCIAVPTRLHHAVGMACLQAGVHVLIEKPIAANIAEAESLVNAAAEARAILQVGHIERFNPAFQELSKVLKTDRILALEAHRMSPYSHRANDVSVVLDLMIHDIDLLLELAGAPVEKLTATGSRTTNSHHLDYVTATLGFANGVVATLTASKVTHRKIRQIAAHCQHSLTEADFLNNAILIHRQTTANCSTDYGQVLYRQDGLIEKVHTSNIEPLHAELEHFVTCVRGGDQPSVGGQQALKALRLASLIEQIASDDHQAWYQLSPELLYV